AAGTGGATCCAAACTGAGAGATGATTTAAAAAGGAGAGGGTTCAATCCCACAAGGGTTCACCCTCTATGGAATTTTCGGGGTCACTCAGGAAGTGCCATTGTGGAATTTAGGAAAGATTGGCCTGGCTATGTTAATGCCATGTCATTTGAGAGGGCTTATGAGGCAGATCGTCATGGGAAAAAGGACTGGGGTGCTAATGGTGACCAAAAATCTGGTCTTTATGCTTGGGTTGCTCGTGCAGATGACTACAAAGCTACCAATATTGTTGGAGAACACCTCCGTAAGATTGGAGACCTTAAAACAATTTCTGAAATTATGGAGGAAGAAGCCAGGAAGCAGGATAAGCTTGTATTTAATCTTAACAACATCATTCAGGGCAAGAACAAGGACATGGAAGAGATGGAGCTAAAATGTAGTGAAACTACAAACTCCATTAAGAGCGTaatcacagagaaagaaaagctCGTTCAAGGTTATAATGAAGGTatgtttttataagaaaaatggAAGAGTGCTActtattgaataaaataagGAAGGTACGTTATCTTTAGCTTAGTTTTCTGACTGGATTCTGAGTAGTTTACGTTTGTTTGTTAATTATGTTTCTAGCTATTCCATTCTGAAGCTGTATGGTAACTGTATAGTTTGGATAAAGTGGCTTGGGTTTCAccattttgggtttattttattttgttatatttttatggTCGTATGATGCTGTAATGACATTAATTCATGCCTTTTTTCTGTGTGTCTTGATAGATATAAAAAAGATACAAATGAGTGCGCGGGATCACTTTCAGAGGATTTTTAGCGACCACGAAAAACTTAAGTTACAATTGGAAACTCAAAAGATAGGGCTAGAGACACGCATAGAAGAAATGGAGAAGCGTGCAGTGGCTAATGAAAGTGAAAGTAGGAAGCTCGCcgatgaaattgaaaaggtTTGCTAATTTGTGCTTCATTGTTGCACATTATCTCTTAGATTTCATGATTAATATTACTGTGACTATATGTGAAATTATGAATATTGAAGAGGTGAAAACTAGTTTGTTGAAAGTTAATGAAAATGAGCATGATGTTCAAGTGTCATCAAGTCATATCATGAATATTTGGGGATGAGAGTTGACGCATTTATGTTTAGTTTACGTATATTGTGTGATGCTTTTGTCGGGCTTACTTTTCTATAGCAGCATTAGTTGCAATGTTTTGTTGTCATTGTTGGTGAAGGATGGTCCCAAGCACTTGATAACACTGATTTTGTTCTTGTAGAATTCGGCAAAAAATAGTTCTCTGCAATTGGCTTCTATGGAGCAACTGAAGGCTAATGAAAATTTATTGAAACTGGCTGAAGATCAGAAGGTTTGTTGGTTAATTGCTTGAAAATGATCTGAACATTATTTTATAGATTTCAGAGAAGATCTTTGATGTATGTGACTACCAATTTCATCCAGAGGCAAAAGGAGGAGCTCCAcagtaaaataattaaactgGAAAAGCAACTGGATACAAAGCAAACACTTGAATTGGAAATTGAGCAACTTAGAGGGAACTTAAATGTTGTAAGGCGCATGGGGGATGATGGGGATGTTGAAGTGCTGGAAAAGGTGGACACAATGCTCAAAGACTtgagagaaaaggaagaaacatTTGAAGACTTAGAAGCTTTAAATCAAACTCTAATTGTAAAGGAGCGTAAGAGCAATGATGAGCTGCAGGAAGCTCGTAAGGAATTGGTTAATGTAAGTTTTTCtgtttaatttataatttaaatggTGCCTCAGTTACTTCCTTTTATAGTAAAGCAGACATCTGACATTCAGATGGTCTTACAAGAATTTGGAATGtagtttttgagttttgattaTGTAATTTCGGGCTGTGATTCTTAGGTCAATGTTACAGATTTTTGTTTGTGCCGAACCTTTTCTATAAGGATTTGAATGGAATGGTTTGCAGAAATGCactttttgtgtgtgtgcatATTTAGTAGTTAGCACAACATGGTGTAGACGATGGTGAACTATGATCCTTAACACTATTTATAGTAGGCGGTGCGTGTGGAGGCAGACATGCTTTTCTTTGTAGTGGGATCTTCAATTTTTGTACTGTTATATGGACTGAGAACTGTGGCCCTTTGTGTATCAGATATATTTAAAGTTCTGTTCTTAATTTCTTGCACTTACAACAAGCTCCTCTATCTTGTCATAAAGTACTAATATTCTTACTCTACAGGGCTTGAAGGAAATATCAAATCGTGCTCATATTGGTGTTAAGAGAATGGGTGAGCTTGACAGTAAACCCTTCCAAGAAGCAATGAAGAGAAAGTATAATGAGGAAGAAGCAGAAGAGAAAGCCACAGAGCTGTGCTCATTGTGGGAAGAATACCTGAAGGACCCAGATTGGCATCCTTTCAGAGTTACTACAGTCGATGGGCAACATAAGGTGTACTCTCTATGAATATCAATATCTCATTGGATTTGATTCTTTAGCTGTTTCCCTTAGCACTAGAAAATATCTGACAAAAAAGATAGTATCAAATATGCTGGCCGAAGATAATTCCTAGATTCAACTAGTTTGGCTATCCCTGTGAGTTATGTGCTGTATCATTGCTTATCTAATTAGGTGGGCCAAATTTGTAATTGTGGTGGTAAAATCCTTTCCCAGTGACATACCTGATGTTCATCATATATGACCTCCGTTCACATGCTTGTTTGGTTGTGTTTTAATATAGTTTCTAGTTGGAAATGGTTGGTAATTCTGCTTTGACATCGAACGTATCTAAAACATCAaattacatataaaaaaaatgtccaCGTGATTTCCATTCATATGTTATTGTTGAAGCATGTAGTTGTTAAGCTCTAGTCATACACTAATGTCTCCCTGTGCTTTTCCTTTGAAACACTTGGCACTTGGCCTTGTCACCTTGCTTCCTTTTCAATGTTTTACGGTTCACTTGATATCAATATCACTGGTTCAGGAAT
The Prunus dulcis chromosome 2, ALMONDv2, whole genome shotgun sequence DNA segment above includes these coding regions:
- the LOC117618815 gene encoding protein INVOLVED IN DE NOVO 2-like; its protein translation is MGSVEDPIFEDDTDISDTEMDEDEEEYYEDLKNGKHSVRSSDGTYICPFCPKKKKRDFVLKDLLQHASGVGKSNSEKRSAEEKAKHSALAKYLEKDLATEGGPSKPVGEEDPPTDCDHDEKLVWPWTGIVVNIPTRRADDGRYVGESGSKLRDDLKRRGFNPTRVHPLWNFRGHSGSAIVEFRKDWPGYVNAMSFERAYEADRHGKKDWGANGDQKSGLYAWVARADDYKATNIVGEHLRKIGDLKTISEIMEEEARKQDKLVFNLNNIIQGKNKDMEEMELKCSETTNSIKSVITEKEKLVQGYNEDIKKIQMSARDHFQRIFSDHEKLKLQLETQKIGLETRIEEMEKRAVANESESRKLADEIEKNSAKNSSLQLASMEQLKANENLLKLAEDQKRQKEELHSKIIKLEKQLDTKQTLELEIEQLRGNLNVVRRMGDDGDVEVLEKVDTMLKDLREKEETFEDLEALNQTLIVKERKSNDELQEARKELVNGLKEISNRAHIGVKRMGELDSKPFQEAMKRKYNEEEAEEKATELCSLWEEYLKDPDWHPFRVTTVDGQHKEFINEQDEKLEDLKKQLGDEVYNAVTSALKEINEYNPSGRYITSELWNYAEGRRASLQEGVDFILKQWKQKKQRMED